One genomic window of Nicotiana sylvestris chromosome 10, ASM39365v2, whole genome shotgun sequence includes the following:
- the LOC138879650 gene encoding uncharacterized protein: protein MEKNSDFDAQLASHNTSIRNLEVQLGKISQSLNTHTKGALPSDTVVNPKGGSNTGHAMAITTRSGKGWDATTSSQKKLVDNEQMVQQDEIPENEVQANDEVRIDIDDNMEETHEEVNLSREHIVDIPEPVVPKAKAPMSRPPPPFPQRFAKQNGENHFKKFIGMMKSLYINMPLVEALEQMLGYEKFMKDLVTKKRSMNYETIKMTHQVNAIVHSIAPKLEDPDAFKIPCTIESADFAKDLCALGASIKLRPYLGQVSN, encoded by the coding sequence atggagaagaattcTGACTTTGATGCTCAACTAGCCTCTCACAACACTTCAATTCGCAATTTGGAAGTTCAATTGGGGAAAATCTCGCAATCTTTGAACACTCAtactaagggggcactaccaagtgatacagttgtgaacccaaagggtgggagcAACACGGGACATGCCATGGCCATTACAACAAGGAGTGGAAAAGGTTGGGATGCAACCACCTCAAGTCAAAAGAAACTTGTGGACAATGAGCAAATGGTACAACAAGATGAGATCCCGGAAAATGAAGTGCAAGCAAATGAtgaggtgagaattgatattgatgACAACATGGAGGAGACTCATGAGGAAGTGAACCTATCTAGGGAACACATTGTTGACATACCGGAACCGGtagtgccaaaggctaaggcaccaatgtCAAGGCCTCCTCCTCCATTCCCTCAAAGGTTTGCCAAGCAAAATGGCGAGAACCATTTCAAAAAGTTTATTGGCATGATGAAAAGTCTATATATAAACATGCCATTGGTTGAGGCTTTGGAGCAAATGCTGGGTTATGaaaagttcatgaaggacttggtgacaaagaagaggtcgatgaattatgaaactataaagatgacgcATCAAGTGAATGCAATTGTGCACTCAATAGCTCCTAAATTGGAAGATCCCGATGCTTTCAAAATCCCTTGTACCATTGAGAGTGCTGACTTTGCCAAAGATTTATGTGCTCTTGGGGCAAGTATCAAATTGAGGCCCTATTTGGGGCAAGTATCAAATTGA
- the LOC138879651 gene encoding uncharacterized mitochondrial protein AtMg00860-like encodes MDDFNVVGDSFEECLRNLDRVLAQYEDTNLVLNWDKCLFMVEKGIVLGHKISKNGIEFDKAKIEVFSRLPPPISVKGVRSFLGHAGFYRRFIKDFSMAVNPLCKLLEKDAKFLFDEGYMQALELLKLKLTTTPIITAPNWSLPF; translated from the coding sequence atggatgatttcaatgtggttggtgattcctttgaagagtgtttgagaaatttggatagagtattagCCCAATATGAAGACACTAATCTCGTGCTTAATTGGGACAAATGCCTCTTTATGGTTGAGAAAGGCATAGTGTTGGGCCACAAGATTTCAAAAAATGGAATTGAatttgacaaagccaagatagaggtattttcaaggcttcctccccccattTCCGTCAAGGGGgtgagaagttttcttgggcacgcaggattctaccggaggtttataaaagatttttcaatggcggtaaaccccttgtgcaagctactagaaaaggatgcaaagtttctGTTCGATGAGGGATATATGCAAGCATTagagcttctcaagcttaagttgaccactaccccaatcattaccgcaccaaattggagcttgcctttctag